A window of the Cheilinus undulatus linkage group 21, ASM1832078v1, whole genome shotgun sequence genome harbors these coding sequences:
- the LOC121503641 gene encoding uncharacterized protein LOC121503641: protein MSLEEKMLNARKKTQDALSWYVIETLLYIETVKQFCGNSSEWLGARRDEVSRMEEIKNSYSMIDPGIRDLFRKYNIIQAIWEYVWNKLTLLLCESAKTKRSKLERDLAVVLRDSLCGLEKLNVFLEAVENLAVTSLHVFQEGNQVLNLPDGIRLEHVQDFITAVQQICPQLLKFKRDASAFFLPKLDNVEELMHQLDRYIQTAENICGELEMSCSNLFQTIPKHTDVILDEDLTDDGVQRMLDHIDKLAAIRMDPDFRVVFLFKDGSCPRFIEEFTEQKEGMLQNLEDLEETADKLDHMNKRAKIICNILLGNSAPAIGNVLSIIGFSLIPDTTQVSLWFTFFGMMLSGSSSIIRFFIFIKTIITCKHQKEAEKVFKSLMTDVKSVQNILEEMPALNVETEGNDRVFCCCCWVKTDSLGYTMKSVVDAAFDIWLYKEKELIESTGKVITEQGTALHNMSMTAFKGPLSLSDFFQAFTVGSNLSFLIMDLIFIRKEWYSLSKGDKTELSESIRARAALWRSELDALEKIHDSATKGLRTLENDISFLNSQFYI, encoded by the exons ATGTCATTAGAGGAGAAAATGCTGAATGCAAG aaaaaaaactcaggatGCTTTGTCCTGGTACGTCATAGAAACCTTGCTCTACATCGAAACAGTTAAACAATTCTGTGGAAACTCCTCTGAGTGGTTGGGTGCAAGAAGAGATGAGGTCTCCAGAATGGAGGAAATAAAGAACTCCTACAGCATGATTGATCCTGGCATCCGTGATCTTTTTagaaaatataatataatacagGCCATTTGGGAATATGTATGGAACAAGttgactctgctgctgtgtgagaGTGCGAAAACAAAGCGTTCAAAGCTAGAAAGGGACCTGGCTGTTGTCTTGAGAGACAGTCTGTGTGGCCTGGAGAAGCTGAATGTCTTCCTGGAGGCTGTGGAGAACCTGGCGGTCACCTCACTCCACGTGTTCCAGGAAGGGAACCAGGTGTTAAACCTGCCAGATGGGATCAGGCTCGAGCATGTTCAGGATTTCATCACTGCTGTACAGCAAATCTGCCCTCAGCTCCTCAAGTTCAAAAGAGATGCAAGCGCCTTCTTCCTTCCCAAACTTGATAATGTGGAAGAACTGATGCATCAGCTGGACAGATACATCCAGACTGCTGAGAACATCTGTGGGGAATTAGAGATGAG TTGCAGTAATCTCTTCCAGACAATTCCCAAACACACTGATGTTATCCTGGATGAGGATCTGACTGATGATGGGGTACAAAGGATGCTTGATCATATTGATAAACTTGCTGCAATCAG GATGGATCCAGACTTCAGGGTGGTGTTCTTGTTCAAGGATGGTTCATGTCCTCGTTTTATTGAGGAGTTCACTGAGCAGAAGGAGGGGATGCTCCAGAATCTGGAAGACCTGGAGGAGACTGCTGATAAGCTTGACCACATGAATAAGAGGGCTAAGATAATATGTAATATCTTATTGGGTAACTCTGCACCAGCAATTGGAAATGTGCTTTCCATCATTGGTTTCTCTCTAATTCCAGACACAACACAGGTGTCTCTttggtttacattttttggGATGATGCTCAGTGGTAGCAGCAGCATAATTCGCTTCTTCATATTCATTAAGACCATTATAACCTGCAAACACCAAAAGGAGGCTGAAAAAGTCTTCAAGAGTTTAATGACAGATGTGAAGTCTGTCCAGAATATTCTGGAGGAGATGCCTGCTCTGAATGTTGAAACTGAGGGAAATGACagagttttttgttgttgttgttgggtAAAGACTGACAGTCTTGGATACACTATGAAATCAGTTGTTGATGCTGCCTTTGATATCTGGCTGTATAAAGAAAAGGAGCTGATTGAAAGCACTGGTAAGGTGATCACTGAGCAAGGTACAGCTTTACATAACATGTCCATGACAGCATTTAAAGGGCCACTCAGcctctcagatttttttcaggCCTTTACTGTTGGGAGCAACCTTTCATTTCTCATCATGGATCTCATCTTCATCCGCAAAGAATGGTATAGTCTGTCAAAAGGCGATAAGACTGAACTCTCAGAGTCCATCAGAGCCAGAGCTGCACTTTGGCGCTCAGAGCTCGATGCATTGGAGAAGATCCATGATTCTGCAACTAAAGGTCTGCGAACATTAGAGAACGACATTTCATTTCTCAACAGTCAGTTTTATATCTAA
- the LOC121503640 gene encoding uncharacterized protein LOC121503640, whose product MATSRKELRKALWSYTADTLVYIDTVIRFCKRVPKWMLGMESELNMLMDIKERADNIDLNIKHVTQSENKGEAFLEYMKSKVTQVTADSRREELEKELAAVLKDTLVELEKLHRFLDAVEKLAVTSLHVFEEERQVVLHLPEGASLDHVQVVIAAAQLICPLLLEFKRDPHVFFIPKLQNVEVLAYQLDRYIQTTQRICGMLEKSTLGDFTLKMSKKSAVSLDAELSEDSIQRMLYHINQLSDIRMNQNFRLVFLFHDKTCSSFLSEFSDRKPRLLQSLEELEEVAVQLDSMNKGAKISSVVGSSVGALGGILSIVGLALIPVTAGVSLGLTMTGVGLSITSGVNGAVTTATEIGVNSTQQKKAGEVFQRIMEDVQSLQNRLEEVTAQTVAKIETNEIDVAVGVGRVLSKAGFIVRGIDSLVDAASAVKVLKSEELIASAGKVVAQEGKALRNVPKVAADIPDIGQAALKGPLALSKSARAGLIGLNAFFLGMDVFFICKDSISLSKGSETEVSQFIRARAKLWRSEIDAWEKMHDSLSDGLLKSEKNKAILETPFYPEMEMKVEKEKEVEMGLPPDEVDEKMEEGGKTCTVQ is encoded by the exons atGGCCACATCCAG AAAAGAACTCAGGAAGGCGCTGTGGAGCTACACAGCAGACACCCTCGTCTACATTGACACAGTGATACGATTCTGTAAGAGGGTGCCCAAATGGATGCTTGGGATGGAATCAGAGCTGAACATGCTCATGGACATCAAAGAGAGGGCTGACAACATCGAcctaaacatcaaacatgttacCCAGTCAGAGAACAAGGGAGAAGCCTTTCTGGAATATATGAAGAGCAAGGTGACACAGGTGACTGCAGACAGCAGACGTGAAGAGCTGGAGAAGGAGTTGGCCGCGGTGCTGAAGGACACTCTGGTGGAGCTGGAGAAGCTCCACCGCTTCCTGGATGCAGTGGAGAAGCTGGCGGTCACCTCCCTTCATGTGTTTGAGGAGGAGAGGCAGGTGGTGTTACACCTGCCAGAAGGGGCCAGCCTCGACCATGTTCAGGTCGTCATCGCTGCGGCACAGCTGATCTGCCCTCTGCTTCTCGAGTTTAAAAGAGATccacatgtttttttcatcccTAAGCTGCAGAATGTGGAGGTGCTGGCATATCAGCTGGACAGATACATCCAGACCACCCAGAGGATCTGTGGGATGTTAGAGAAAAG caCCTTGGGTGACTTTACCCTGAAGATGTCTAAGAAAAGTGCGGTATCCCTGGATGCAGAGTTGTCAGAAGACAGTATACAAAGGATGCTCTATCACATCAACCAGCTGAGCGACATCAG GATGAACCAGAACTTCCGCCTGGTGTTCTTGTTTCATGATAAAACCTGCTCCAGCTTCCTCAGTGAGTTCAGCGATCGTAAACCCCGCCTTCTGCAGTCTCTGGAGGAGCTAGAGGAGGTTGCTGTCCAGCTTGACTCCATGAATAAGGGAGCGAAGATTTCCAGTGTGGTGGGCAGCTCAGTGGGGGCGTTAGGAGGCATACTCTCCATTGTTGGCTTAGCGTTGATTCCTGTAACAGCTGGAGTGTCTTTGGGTCTTACTATGACCGGGGTGGGGCTCAGTATCACCAGTGGGGTTAATGGGGCTGTCACCACTGCCACAGAGATCGGGGTGAACAGCACACAGCAAAAGAAAGCTGGTGAGGTCTTCCAGAGGATCATGGAGGACGTGCAGAGTCTCCAGAATCGTCTGGAAGAGGTCACGGCTCAAACTGTCGCCAAAATAGAAACAAATGAGATAGATGTTGCTGTGGGAGTGGGCAGGGTGCTTAGCAAAGCTGGGTTCATTGTGAGAGGCATTGATTCACTTGTTGATGCCGCCTCGGCTGttaaggtgttaaaaagtgaagaaCTGATTGCAAGCGCTGGTAAGGTGGTTGCTCAGGAAGGTAAAGCTTTACGTAATGTCCCAAAGGTGGCTGCAGACATCCCAGATATCGGACAGGCAGCACTTAAAGGGCCTCTGGCCCTCTCCAAGTCTGCCAGGGCCGGTCTCATCGGGCTCAATGCTTTTTTCCTGGGCATGGATGTCTTCTTCATCTGCAAAGACAGCATCAGTCTGTCCAAAGGGAGCGAGACTGAGGTGTCACAGTTTATCAGAGCCAGAGCTAAGCTTTGGCGCTCAGAGATCGATGCATGGGAGAAAATGCACGACTCCCTGAGTGACGGTCTGctgaaatcagagaaaaacaaagctaTCCTGGAAACGCCTTTTTACCCAGAAATGGAGAtgaaggtggagaaagaaaaagaagttgAAATGGGACTGCCTCCTGACGAAGTGGATGAAAAAATGGAAGAAGGAGGAAAAACTTGTACTGTACAGTAG